A part of Anolis sagrei isolate rAnoSag1 chromosome 3, rAnoSag1.mat, whole genome shotgun sequence genomic DNA contains:
- the ZIC1 gene encoding zinc finger protein ZIC 1, with protein MLLDAGPQYPALGVTTFGSSRHHAAAAAGEVSERDVGLGLNPFADAAAGMGAFKLNPGGHEQTAFASQGPGYAAAAAAAALGHHHPHHPHHHPGHVGSYSSAAAFNSTRDFLFRNRGFGEAAAASAQHSLFASAAAAAAGGFGAGHGHSEAAGHLLFPGLHEQAAGHASPNVVNGQMRLGFSGDMYGRPEQYGQVGSPRSEHYASPQLHGYGHMNMNMAAHHGAGAFFRYMRQPIKQELICKWIEPEQLANPKKSCNKTFSTMHELVTHVTVEHVGGPEQSNHICFWEECPREGKPFKAKYKLVNHIRVHTGEKPFPCPFPGCGKVFARSENLKIHKRTHTGEKPFKCEFEGCDRRFANSSDRKKHMHVHTSDKPYLCKMCDKSYTHPSSLRKHMKVHESSSQGSQPSPAASSGYESSTPPTIVSPSTENQTTSSLSPSSSAVHHTSSHSTLTSNFNEWYV; from the exons ATGCTGCTGGACGCGGGCCCGCAATACCCGGCCCTCGGCGTGACCACCTTCGGCTCCTCGCGGCACcacgcggcggcggcggcgggcgaGGTGTCGGAGCGCGACGTGGGCCTGGGCCTGAACCCCTTCGCGGACGCGGCGGCCGGGATGGGCGCCTTCAAGCTGAACCCGGGCGGGCACGAGCAGACGGCCTTCGCCTCGCAGGGCCCGGGCTacgcggcggcggcagcggcggcggcgttGGGCCACCACCACCCGCACCACCCGCACCACCACCCGGGCCACGTCGGCTCCTACTCCAGCGCCGCCGCCTTCAACTCCACGCGGGACTTCCTCTTCCGCAACCGCGGCTTCGGCGAGGCGGCGGCGGCCAGCGCCCAGCACAGCCTCTTCgcctcggcggcggcggcggcagcgggcGGCTTCGGGGCCGGGCACGGGCACAGCGAGGCGGCGGGGCACCTGCTCTTCCCGGGTCTGCACGAGCAGGCGGCCGGGCACGCCTCGCCCAACGTGGTCAACGGGCAGATGCGGCTGGGCTTCTCCGGAGACATGTACGGGCGGCCGGAGCAGTACGGGCAGGTGGGCAGCCCGCGCTCCGAGCACTACGCCTCGCCCCAGCTCCACGGCTACGGGCACATGAACATGAACATGGCCGCGCACCACGGCGCCGGGGCCTTCTTCCGCTACATGCGCCAGCCCATCAAGCAGGAGCTCATCTGCAAGTGGATCGAGCCCGAGCAGCTCGCCAACCCCAAGAAGTCCTGCAACAAAACTTTCAGCACCATGCACGAGCTGGTGACCCACGTCACCGTGGAGCACGTCGGCGGGCCCGAGCAGTCCAACCACATCTGCTTCTGGGAAGAGTGTCCCCGGGAGGGGAAGCCCTTCAAGGCCAAGTACAAGCTGGTCAACCACATCCGCGTCCACACGGGAGAAAAGCCCTTCCCCTGCCCCTTCCCTGGATGCGGGAAGGTCTTCGCCCGCTCCGAGAACCTCAAGATCCACAAAAGGACGCACACAG GCGAGAAACCCTTTAAGTGTGAATTCGAGGGCTGCGACCGGCGCTTCGCCAACAGCAGCGACCGCAAAAAGCACATGCACGTCCACACCTCCGACAAGCCGTATCTGTGCAAAATGTGCGACAAGTCCTACACGCACCCGAGCTCCCTCCGCAAACACATGAAG GTCCACGAATCTTCCTCGCAGGGGTCCCAGCCTTCTCCCGCGGCCAGTTCGGGCTACGAGTCGTCAACCCCCCCAACCATTGTTTCTccatccacagaaaaccagacCACAAGCTCCTTATCCCCTTCGTCTTCAGCAGTCCATCACACGTCCAGCCACAGCACGCTCACGTCAAATTTTAACGAATGGtatgtttaa